The segment TAACTGCCCGATGGCCTCGCGCTGTTCGGCGTCGGGTTCATTCAATATTCCCCGTTCGATAGCCATTTGGCTATGGGTAAATTCGTCCAACGTAAAATTTTTGGATAGTTTCATATGGGTATAAATGTTTGATTTTTATTTTTAAGATCGTATTGTACTTTTGGCTTGATGTCAACGTGTATGTTCTTTCTGGCTTGACCCAGAAAGAACCAAAGAAGTCAAGGCTGCGTCTGCTGAGCTACTCCGTCACTTCGTTACGCTGTGCGCGCCGCAAACTCGCCTTCGGCTCAAACAGCGACGCTCCGGCCGCTCCACTTCGTTCCTACGCTTAACGCTCACCAGAACGAGGCCGGTCCTTCTTCTATTGAGATGAGACCGATCCAATTGACAATTGATAATTGATAATGGAGAATTATAGGATATGGACAATTTTATCCATAAAAACCGACCTTGCGACGGTAGAGGCGTAGCGTTGCTGCGCCTCAAAACGGCATTGCACAACCGAATGGCGATCAATATAATAACGAATAATATTATTATGTTTTTCGCCTGTTTTTTCCTGTGGCGTTTGGTATGAGGCGCAGCAGCGCTACGCCTCTACTGTCATTTTCAATTTTCAATTCTCAATTTTCAATTGATGAAGTCCGTGCCTAATTAATTGTCAATTTTCAATTTTCAATTTTAGAAGTTTTCAATTCTCAATTTTCCGCCTATATCTATAGTCCACCCCGAATAAAGCGCCTGCAAAGGTGGATGTCTCGCCAAAGGCAACTAATACCGATGGATCAATTTCTCCTTGCGGCGGAATCCAAAAGCCTAAGAATAACAGGGTTATTCCGGATAGGCACAGCAGGGTGGCAATGATTAATTGTAGTTTCATATCGTTTTTTCTTTTTTTGATTCGTAATTGTAATCTTATTCGTGTATGTTCTTTCTGGCTTGACCCAACGTGTACGTTCTTTCTGGCTTGACCCAGAAAGAACCAAAGAAGTCAAGGCTCACACTGCGGAGGCTACGGCTTCGGTCGCTGCGCTAAAATCTCGGAAAACTCGCCTTCGGCTCAAACAGCCGAGATTTTTTGACGCTCCGCTCGGTCAGCCGCTTCACGCCTCCTCCGTTAGGCCGGTCCTTCTTCTATTGAGATGAGGCCGGTCGGTCCAATTGATAATTGATGATGGATAATTGAAAATTATAGAATATGGACAATTTTATCCATAAAAACCGACCTTGCGACTGTAGAGGCGTAGCGTTGCTGCGCCTCAGCCCAATGCCATGGGATAAAATGGCGAAAAACATCATATAATTGTTTGTTATTTTATTGATTGCCATTTTATTACGAAATTCCGGTTTGAGGCGCAGCAGCGCTACGCCTCTACAGTCATTTTCCATTTTCAATTTTCAACTCTCAATTGTTTTGCGCCTCTACAGCCATTTTCCAAACTCAACGGATAATTATAATTTCCGTGTTATCCGTGAATTCTGTGCCAAATTAATTGCCAATTCTCAATTGTCAATTGTCAATTGATTTACGGTTCCCCAAAATAACGAAAAACTAATTCTACCTGGCGCGGGGTAAACACCCGTTGCCCTTCTTTGTATCCGGTTTCAGCCAATTCGTTTTTCAGGGGTTCATTTCGTCTGATCCAACGCCTTAGCTGCGTTGTGGCTGACCTTGGCGAACAGTTCGCAAAGTACATCGTAGCTAATTCTTTTGTGCATAGTGCTTGTGTTTTCATATACACAATATAATCTTTATTCATTAAACAATTCTTCTGATAGATTACCTGCCTGGTGACTTGTTTTTTATCCAAATCCAACCAAGCAATATGAGAAGCCCGATCATGAAGATGATTCCGATTATCGGCCCTTTCCAACCGACATCCCGTTCCTGGTGCACCATCTCGTTTTGCCGTTCCTGCTGCCATTGGTTGATCTGGTTCTCGTACTGGTACACCAATTGCATCAGGCTGTCGCAACGGGATTCGACAAACAGGGTGTCGTGCACCAGTCGGACCGAAACATGGGCTTGTCCGCTGCTCTGGTGAAAGGCGGCTATGGGTGGCAAGTCGTTCAATTCGGCTACCGGGATTGCCAGATTCGCCTCGCTCATCGGGACGACCTGCGTTTGCAAGGTCTCGCGGAAAGACTGTTGCCCCCAATCCGCCTTCTGTTGGTTTACTACGCTTTCTTTACTGGCTTCACACGCCGTCAGTGCCAATGCACACATCCAAATGGAAATCACATGCTGTCTCATATCGTTTGTTTTAAAGTTTACATCAAAGATATAATACAGGATTTCGGTAATGTTGACGTGTGTCGCCCAGTGTCGCTCAATGTCGCCCAGTGTCGCCCAAAAGGGGGAAAAGAATATCATTCATGCGATAAAGCCAAAGAAAGCAAGCATAACTACATAAACCGCTCCATAAACTATCTCCGCACCAGCTCCCGACTTATCTTTCAAACGGCAAGCGCACCAATGAATTGAAATATTGTTTCAACAGCCATTCCTGGGCTTTGAGTTTGATCATAGCCTGGCGGTAATCTTCGCTGACGTGCAGGTTGTTTTGTGGCCGCCAACGGGAAAACTGCGCCATCGCGCTGAGCTTTTCTTCCAGGCTGTTGCGGATAAAACCGCGGCTTTGCAGTTCTTGATACAAGATGCTGGCAAATGGGATTTCCAAGTCCGGGCGGCTCTTGTATTCGTGAAACCGCTTGATGATCAGTCGGTTCATGCTCTGCTCGTTGTATTCGCGGCTCACCGCCGGCAAGGCTTTGACTTCTTTTTCCTGCTCCATCTGCTTGATCATCTGATAACGCAAGTCGCTGGTTTTGTAGGCTTTCAGCCATTTGCAAAATGTGCGCAGATTGACGCCTGTATAATCGCCGTACTCGCCTTTGGCGCCCAGTTCGAAACAGATAACGATTTCGCCACGATGCAAATACGGATATGATTCTCTTAAATCCGAACAAAGTTTAGCTGCCAATACACTAATATCCTTTTCATCGTAGGTCAGGTAACCGACTATGATGTAACATTGTATAATCTGAGCACTTGCAAAGTCTGTTAGATCTTTGGGCATAATATCAGTAATGCGGGGCGTTTGAAACGCCATCCGCATCTTGTTGGTAAATATATCTAAATTCATAACGGGTTTTGTTGCATTAATTGATAAGCCATTTCAGAAGCACGTTCGGCAACAGCCATCGCTTCTTCTATTTTGGATGTTTTTTGTGTTGTTCGCGGCGCGGAACATTTGTTTTCTATCATAGCAGCTTTTGCGCCGGTCAGGATTTGCAAATCGGTTTCCCAATTGTTATATCGCCACCAGCCAAAAAGTCCGGACTGGTAATCTTTTTTTGTCTGAATAGTATTTTCGCTGGATCGCAAAATAACGTAATCATCGAAGCATTTCATAATTTGATAAGCGTTATTGAGTATCAAAATACCTTTTCCGCTATATCGAACCAGTGTAGCGCACCAATCTTCATCATTCAGCATTTCCATCTTCCACTGATCCCATTCGGCTTTTAGTGATCGAATTTTTTCGCTCTCGCGCGCGATGTGTGTGTGATTATTTATACTTTCCTTTCCTTTACTTTTATCTACTTTACTTTTATCTACTTTACTTTGTTGAAAATTGCATGCAATTTTTGGATTTTTGTCGACAGAATTGTCGTTCAAATGCTCTTTTGGGGTAGTTGAACTCGATATCATGTCTGCAATTAACAAATATTCAGGATTCGAGATTTTCTGTTTTTTCCGCCGAACAGTGGCTGAGAAGTAGCAATTTTGAATTTTTTCAGACGTCAAAATGTGATACTCTTCATACATTTTTTTATTGAAAATATCTTCTTCTACCAACGAATTGACCAGATTCATTATGGTTGCATACGAATATTTAGTGTGGAAAGAGGCAGAGAATATTTTTCCTATCTTTTCGTTCCAATCCATATAATAACCGGATTTGTAAATCTGGGAAAACAGTTTAAGAACCACTGCGGTGGCTTCCAATCCGTAATCGCTGATTATAATTGCTATTTTGTTGTTCTCAAAAAAGTTTACATCGAGAGGGAAATATTGTAATCCCTTTATAGAGAGTGCCATGTTTTTTCTTTTTATTATTCAAGTTTCGCAAGAACTCAAATAATGTAATAAAAAAAGCTAAAGAGTTTGATAATTCAATGATTATCACTATATTAATGTCGCCAAACAAACAATATAGCACCCTTTAGCCATGAACAAAAATAGACATATTATCGGTGAACTCCAAGAGTTTTTTGCAAACAATGACTCCAGCAAGGCAATAAACAGCATATCAACCATTATGAACAGCATAAGGATACAAAGCAAAGTCATTGGGTCAGTTAAGAATCCGAATTGCAAATTCACTTGTCTTCAGGTGTTGCAGCTGCTTGTTCTGTTCCCGTTCTTTTCAATTAAGAATGCTGCCAACTATTCGTCTTCTGCCCTGGGCAGGATGTTTGTCTGCCACAAAGATATGTTCTATCGTTTCATGAACGACGGCAACGTCAATTGGCGACGTATAATCTACTCGGTTTTCAGGCAGTTGTATTCACGTGTGAAACGCAGAACGACATTGAAGTCGGACATCAGGTGCGTCATCATCGATGATACAGACCTTCCAAAGACCGGATTCAAGACCGAAAAGATTGGCAAGGTATTCTCTCATACCCAAATGAAGCCTATACTTGGCTTCAAGGCAATGTTCCTCTGCTTTACGGATGGTGTATCCCAGTTTCTTCTTGATTTTTCTCTCCATGGAGAGGAGGGAAAACGAAGCGATAAGCCACAGGGTTTATCCAAGAAACAGACGGAGGCTCGCTATTGCAAGGAACACTCGGAGGATGAACGTATTGTCAGACGTAGCGCTGAGTATTTTGCAAGTAAGATTGAGACGGCCATCAGTATGCTCAAACGCTCAATCATAGAGGGCGTACGTTTCGATTATCTTCTTGTTGACAGCTGGTTTACCTGCTCTGAACTTTTGAAGTTCGTAGTCTCAAGGCACTTTGGATGCCACCTTATCGGAATGATAAAGATGGGCAAGACCAAGTATGAGACAGATCTTGGAAACAAGACAGTGCCTGAGCTTATCAAGACTCTCCAGAAATCCAGGAACGTAAAGTATAGCCGCTCAATCGGTTACTACACAGCAACCGTATCTGCTAAAATCTCCGGCATTAAGGTCAGTCTGTTCTTCTACAGAAGAGGCAAGAAGGGCAACTGGAATGCTCTGCTTACCTCTGATCTTAAACTTGATGCCAAAGAAGCCTTCAGACTTTATTCAAGAAGATGGGTTATCGAAGTGGCTCACAAAGAGATGAAGCAAAACCTGAAACTCGGAAAGAACCAGTGCAGAGACTTCGCCGGACAGATTGCAGGCATATCATTGTGCGTACTACAGTACAATATACTCAGTTATGTCAAACGCAATGAGTCATACGAAACTATCGGAGGACTCTTTGCCGAAATTTCAAAGAACTCTGTCGAGCTTTCGGTAGCAGAAAAGATCTGGCTGCTGATCATAGAAGTTATAAACGTCATTGCTGAGGTACTTAACTGTGATGCAATGGTTCTGACTGAACAAATAATATCAAACGATAAACAAATCAAAGCAGTAAAGCAGGCTTTCGACAGGCTGACGCCAGCCGCCTGAGAAGCTACAATTTACTTGCGAAACTTAAGTTATTATTGATTATTAGTTGATTATAATTACAAACTGACGGTAGTCAATTTCTTTCTGCAAGCTCTGACTATCTGCTGGATCGTCTTTACCCGCAATAATTCGGACGGAATGGTGCGTATAACAAGCCAGCCGCAAGCGGCTGCCTCGTTATACTTTTCCATATCCCGCAAATAACCTTCCGGACGGAAATGACGCCCGCCGTTCCAAACGCCGCCTTCCACTTCGATGGCTACGTGAACTGCCGGTATGGCAAAGTCAAAGCGCCATTCGCGCGTGGGGTGAAAACGGTATTCGCGCTTGGTTTCCAAACCTGTCAGGTTATAGATTGCCCGTTCAAGGGGTGAAAAGTTCTTCTCCATCTATTAATAAATTAGTCGCTTCATCGACTGTTTTACACGTGGTGACAAAAAGTGCTCCCATGCGGTTGTCAAAAACAACCCATCGTTCTTGCCACGGTTCATAAAAGTAGCCAAATTCGCTTTGCTTGGAATCGTATCGGTAAGTCCGCGAACCTCGTTCGCCGTCCACTAAGTTGAAGAAACAGCGGGCTGCCGCCGTTTCTATCAGACAACCGGGCAAAAGCCGGTCACGCACCTCGTCGTCCATTTAATTCGCCTGTACCGTGATGAACGAATCCGATTCAAACCGCTTTCCTTTCGTGATATACAGCAGGGCTTCGCGTTCGCAGAATGACAAGTCTTCCATCAGGCGCTCCAGCCACTCATACGAATCTTTGCCGGTATTGACGCGCACCGCCAGATTGATCGGACACGTGGTTTCCGTCCGGAAACCGGCATAGATATTGATAATTTCCGAATTGCCGCTGGGCTGACGGGCAAAGGTGAGCGGGAGTTTGAAGAAACGCTCCATGTCTTCCTGGGGCAAATACTGGCCTTTTTGTTCCCACCAGAATTTGAAGAGTTCGATAAAACCTAACGGATCGTTCGGTACCGGGAGTTTTTGTACCTGAATATCAGACAACTTACGTTCTTCTTCCAACAGCTTTTTACGGGCATTCAAACGGGTTTCTTCTTTCTTCTCGTCAGATACCTTCCGTTTGTCAATCCGCTTCAGCTGGCGTTCGTAGTTGGTTCGCAACTGTTCTTTTACCTGTTTGTTCCGTTCCCATTCCTGGCGGAGTAATTCACGCAGACGGCTTTGGCAAGCATGAGCGATCGAGCCCGGTTTAAGCGGATCGATCTCACTCTCAAGCGACGTAAATTTTTTCTGCAACGCCAGTAGCCTATCAGTATAAGGCTTTCTGAGCGAACGCATCCGCACTACCTCGTCTTTACACTCCTGCACAAATTCAGACAGCTCAACCGCAACTTCTTTCACGTCAGATTTGGTGCTCAAATTTACGCTATTCAAAATTTCTTCACCCCGTTTCTTTAGTTCGGCGTTTGTCGTAACAGACAGATTCAAGGCACTCTGTAAATTTTCCATAGGTTGCAATGCCAAGGCATTGCTTTCTTTATTTGTTTTCATCTTTATTACTTAAAATTGTTACTAAAAACATTAATACAATCACTTTGTTTATTCATGAATCAACATTACAAATGTAATTAATACTTTTCTTTTTAACAAATAAAATAGCATATTAATTAGTCATTTATTCATGTTTTATGGTATTTTAAGCCTAATATCGATTTATTTAGTTCATGTTTATTTGGTTAATTACCTATTTATATATTAAATAAAATAAGGTAAAGAAAGAAGAGAAAATATCCGGCGTATTTTGATGATTTCCCGGCGTCTTTTAAGAAAAAGCCGGCGTCTTTTGGGGAAAAGCCAGGCAGGAAATTGGGGAGAAATCCTGTCGGAAAAATGAATGCCCAAATACTTTTTTTATCCTTTTGGGCGACATTGAGCGACACTGAGCGACATTGGGCGACACACGTCAACAGTACGGTTTTCGGGTGTTGTATCTTTGTAGTGTGACAAGAGAGGAAGAGGCGCGGTTGCCGAACCTGTAAAAAACTTGTCCCGATAAAGTTATGGCAATTTCTTATACCTTAGTGCAGCGAAAAGACATGAGTAAGGGCGCGTTGGAAGGCGCAAAGTTGTATTATGCCCAGGCAGTGAGCACGCGCCGGGTGGATTTCGATGATTTGTGCGATGAGATCGCTGAAACCTGTACGCTGACGTCGGCCGACATCAAGGCGGTCTTAGACCGTGTGATCTGGGGCATGGTAACACACCTGAAGAACAGCGAGATCGTTCAGTTCGGCGATTTGGGTAACTTCCGCATCGCTGTGGGCAGTTCCGGAGCGTCGACGCCTGAAGAGTTCACTGCGACCATGCTCCGCAAACCAAAAGTGGTGTTCCACCCGGGCAAACGCTTGCAGGAGATGCGCGATGTCGCCAAGTTCGCCCGCTTCACCGTCGATAAAGACGAGGGCGCAGATGGCGGCGGGGGCGTGTAACAAAAGCCCCCATCTTTTCTGATTTTACTGTTCGTGCCTAAATCCGGCTTCCTAAAAGACTGGCTGTTTTATCAGTCGCTTTTGGGAGGCCGGTTTGTTTTTCTGTTTCACGGATGAAAAGAACTTTTCTCATCAACAGAACGGATGGCCTTTTCAGGGTTAAAGAAGCCCAAAATCCCATTCATTCTGTTGATTAAGTGCGCTTGGTTTACGAGAAAAAGATACCTGAATTTCGAGAAACTGAGCGAGAATATTCGTGATATATATCCGATACAATAACTTAATTCAGTATAAAAGTGGATCACTTCCGAATCACATCGCTCCTTCTTCCGTGTCTTATACTCTTTCATAACATTTTGATTTGGTCAACTACTTTCAGACTAAGACACTTAAACCATAATCACATAAATTTACTACTGTCAGAATTATGCTTGATTTCAATTATAACTGTTTGTTAGATAGTTCTCTTAATATATTGGTGTACACAAAAGGATCCGAAAATTCATTTTTACTTTCAGTAAATCGTTTGTACAAATATTCAAATCCTGTATTCGCATATCCTTCTATTCTCCTGACAATAGTTGTAATTGAAGATTTACATTCTTCATCAGACATATCTTCTAATTCTATCCAATCAAATCCAATTTTATCTCTATCCTCTGAGAAGATAAGCATTAAGATATAATTTACCAAGTCAATAGGTTTCCAATTTACTATAGGTGCAAAATCTTTAGTCTCCCCACCTCCTGCAATAGGAGTACATTGCCCAATTTTATATCCGATCATAAAAGCATACATATAAGTTTGATAATACGCTCCAAACTTGATGTAGTCACCACCATTTTTAGACCCTTTTGTTGATATTATTTCTATAAATGACTGATAAATTGCCAAGTATCTTGGTTTCCTTGACTCAATTTCTTGGCGAAATTCATGACTATTCATATAATTACTTTTTATAAATAAGAATTTTAGTTTCTAATTTTGTTGGGTCGGATTCCTCTTCTATAAAATTCACATAGAATGTTCCTTCCATCTCACCATTTTTCATTTTTTCTAATATATTACGTCCTTCATCCGACAGATATATTTTGTCATTTATATCATATAGATCTTTTATAAGGATAATACTCTGGTTAAACACGCTTGGCACAGTTTTGAAGAAATTGTTAATGAAATTTTTACCGAATGCAGAGAATGGAGCATCTGCTATAAACGGATAATTAAATTTTTTCTCTCCTATTTTAGAAGATATGATAGCCATAACAACAGCTATCTTTTTCATTCTTTGGAATCCTTCAGAGGCACCAGATAACTCATCACCTTTATCATTTATAACTTTAACTTCAATGGCATCGTATGACGTCTTTTCAAAACGCATTGTTCCTCCAAGCACATTGTTTCCTTCTGTTAGAAGCTTATAATATTCATTAGACTTCTTTTCTAAGTTTGATATAACTTCGTCATAGATTCTCTTCTTAGTATTATCGAAAATCTGTGTAGCGTCTGAAATTACATCGACTAATTCTGCATATTGTGCAGGTACTTTATCTCCCCCCAAATTTGAGAGTTTGTCTTCATAATTTTTTATATTATTAGCTATTTCACTTATATGGTTTTGGGCTTCTGTAATACACTTTTTATAGTGCTCAATGTCCCATAATGCTTTGTTATATAAACTTAAAAGATTCTGATCACTTTCTCCAAACAATGATGTTTTATTTCCACCATAATTAAAAAAAGAGCTTTTTGCATCCTCTTTCTCTTCTTCTTTCTTCTTAAGTTTATTCTGTAATTCTTTAATAGCAACTCTTTCTTTGGCTATTGAACCAAAGATATGATCTGTATTAATGTATTTGGCTACTGATGTATGGATGCTATCAAAGAAATTATGCATATCAGATTCTTTTTTCTCCGAAGCTAAACTTAGAGATTTAGAACGGTTTCTTAACATCTGAATATGTTTATGAGAATCATCACCTTCCTCAAAAGGTTTACCACACACAAAGCATATATGTTCTTTAAGCATTTTCTCTAATGAAACATCATCAGGGCTTCCTTCTGGGAGGATACCCAGCGTAGAAATCAATTCAGTAGGGTTGTTTTTTATTTTTCTTTTTAATCTTTCTTCGCTATATTTCTCTTTTATCTCGGTGAATATACCGACTTTCCCTTCTGTTCCTATCAAAATCCAAGGAATGTAGCTTCTGAAAATATTCTCATTAATTGTTGCTAATTTGTTCTCTATTTGCAAATGTAATTCATCTTCTTCCTTTTCAATTTTTTTGAACAAGGTCTGATATTTTACCCTTTCTTCAGTGTTGGCAATTTGTGATTGTATAGACTTTACTTTTTCTGTTGCTTTTTGCAACTCTTCTTTATATTTGCTAATCTGCAACTCTATATTATCCTTCTTCTTCTCTAAATCATCTATTTTCTTTTGTAAATCTTCAAACTGTGCTCTATTCTCAGTACATGTTTCTTGTTTTTTCTTTAAGTCGGTTCGTGATAATTTACTAAAATATGTACACGATTTTTCTATTACATTCAATTCTTTTATGTCTGTAAGAGTTTCTATCGTATTTGTTAATTTAGAAGAATTTGATAAATCAACAATCTCATCGATAGCTTCACCTTGCAGTAATGCGTATGGTTGAATAGTGCTATTAATGAGCTTATTCTTTATAATTTCTTCTTGTTCCTCTATATCATAAACACAAGTTGAGTTGTTTGTATATAGGTCTGTTTTATTAATGTCGATAAAAGCTTCTGAAATATTCCAGTCGTCCGGATTACTTGTGCTGGCGTCATCCACTTTCTTTGTGAATTTGATTCTTTTCTCAATAGAATATCGAAATCTATCATCTTCAAACTCTATAATCACTCCACACTCAGGTGAGATCTCACAGAGTTTAGCTCTATCTGATAACATTTTTAATGGTTCCAGACGAGCAGATTTTATAGATCTTGTGTCCGAATCATAGATTTGATCTCTTAGAATCCACAGAATGCCATTAAAGCATTTTGATTTACCCATACCATTATCAGCATTGATAATGTTCAATCCTGTTTTAAAGTAATAACTATTTTGAGCATAGTCGCCATAATAGTTATAGAAGTTCTTGAATGCGAATCTATTTATGATTGTTGCCATATTTTTAAATATCAAATTTCATCTTAATAGACTTATACACCTGTGTATCTGGAATATTCTGAGTCTTAAGGCGAATAATCTCCTTTAAAATCTCAATAATCTTATACTCTGACTC is part of the Parabacteroides sp. AD58 genome and harbors:
- a CDS encoding DUF4248 domain-containing protein gives rise to the protein MNKDYIVYMKTQALCTKELATMYFANCSPRSATTQLRRWIRRNEPLKNELAETGYKEGQRVFTPRQVELVFRYFGEP
- a CDS encoding DUF4373 domain-containing protein → MALSIKGLQYFPLDVNFFENNKIAIIISDYGLEATAVVLKLFSQIYKSGYYMDWNEKIGKIFSASFHTKYSYATIMNLVNSLVEEDIFNKKMYEEYHILTSEKIQNCYFSATVRRKKQKISNPEYLLIADMISSSTTPKEHLNDNSVDKNPKIACNFQQSKVDKSKVDKSKGKESINNHTHIARESEKIRSLKAEWDQWKMEMLNDEDWCATLVRYSGKGILILNNAYQIMKCFDDYVILRSSENTIQTKKDYQSGLFGWWRYNNWETDLQILTGAKAAMIENKCSAPRTTQKTSKIEEAMAVAERASEMAYQLMQQNPL
- a CDS encoding HU family DNA-binding protein, with protein sequence MAISYTLVQRKDMSKGALEGAKLYYAQAVSTRRVDFDDLCDEIAETCTLTSADIKAVLDRVIWGMVTHLKNSEIVQFGDLGNFRIAVGSSGASTPEEFTATMLRKPKVVFHPGKRLQEMRDVAKFARFTVDKDEGADGGGGV
- a CDS encoding IS4 family transposase produces the protein MNKNRHIIGELQEFFANNDSSKAINSISTIMNSIRIQSKVIGSVKNPNCKFTCLQVLQLLVLFPFFSIKNAANYSSSALGRMFVCHKDMFYRFMNDGNVNWRRIIYSVFRQLYSRVKRRTTLKSDIRCVIIDDTDLPKTGFKTEKIGKVFSHTQMKPILGFKAMFLCFTDGVSQFLLDFSLHGEEGKRSDKPQGLSKKQTEARYCKEHSEDERIVRRSAEYFASKIETAISMLKRSIIEGVRFDYLLVDSWFTCSELLKFVVSRHFGCHLIGMIKMGKTKYETDLGNKTVPELIKTLQKSRNVKYSRSIGYYTATVSAKISGIKVSLFFYRRGKKGNWNALLTSDLKLDAKEAFRLYSRRWVIEVAHKEMKQNLKLGKNQCRDFAGQIAGISLCVLQYNILSYVKRNESYETIGGLFAEISKNSVELSVAEKIWLLIIEVINVIAEVLNCDAMVLTEQIISNDKQIKAVKQAFDRLTPAA